The following are encoded together in the Candida orthopsilosis Co 90-125, chromosome 5 draft sequence genome:
- a CDS encoding Tfg1 protein (protein similar to S. cerevisiae Tfg1p, which is part of transcription factor TFIIF), whose product MSQQEPQVKKEVTVKNESTGNSLAKNGSPSPSKSEEWQTIPLKSCGPEEIEDVRVHLMKFATKQDVDIVKDFEKPVRLHRKDPRNMQFHLTRQELDQRRKEKEEAEKERLQREAEEGAEGGEKSSSAQGTHPDSQNDPNYNKNSADMSQVAPDGGARKNKKKLFKRKTKQINLMDEAKRKLRYEEHYPWVIEDYTGKNVYVGNYEAGSTESQHVLFVFDKDGFKMIPAEKVYRFTPRNRYATLTLEEAEAKMEKNSSVPRWLMKHMENDSIAEGSPDQRFRNNSPSANGRVISNGGTQNRRMRTVMGGDSRSVEERDSDHDDLDFEEEFADDEEAPIMDGDEEENKMSEKKIKKDMLKASAFKTENDDDDDEDYDLDDLFETEKSRKVDKEGKKLRKVLNKREGGIYDSDDEEQGMMPYLSKSDLESEEDSDDETRVNVKEEPTENALTGETQKLGIRNFVVSSIADGFVVMKAPKEFLSTLPLGEWNPNVPKRSTPEPSSPRKKMRLDENQSVVTIKKEPSPVATSVPGSPVDTNAMADLNDAGPNNLLVTIDDVLTIVRDHPLTTRELLGGLKSRISAHPDNKQRIIAIVKSNLRLVDGKLVLKN is encoded by the coding sequence ATGAGCCAACAAGAACCTCAAGTCAAGAAAGAAGTAACTGTTAAGAATGAAAGTACAGGCAACTCACTAGCTAAGAATGGATCTCCGTCACCATCAAAATCGGAGGAATGGCAAACAATACCTTTAAAGTCATGCGGTCCCGAAGAAATCGAAGATGTTAGAGTAcacttgatgaaatttgCTACAAAACAGGATGTGGATATTGTAAAAGATTTTGAGAAACCTGTAAGACTTCACAGGAAGGATCCTAGAAATATGCAGTTTCACCTTACCCGACAGGAATTGGATCAAAGGCGAAAGGAGAAGGAGGAAgctgaaaaagaaagactTCAACGTGAAGCGGAAGAAGGTGCAGAAGGAGGCGAAAAATCAAGCTCCGCACAGGGGACGCACCCTGATTCACAGAATGATCCCAACTATAACAAAAACCTGGCTGATATGTCACAAGTAGCCCCAGACGGTGGTGCTCGTaagaacaaaaagaagttgtttAAACGGAAGACAAAGCAGATAAACCTAATGGATGAAgcaaaaaggaaattgcGATACGAAGAGCATTACCCATGGGTTATTGAAGATTATACTGGTAAAAATGTCTATGTTGGGAATTATGAGGCCGGGTCGACAGAACTGCAACATGTATTATTTGTCTTTGACAAGGATGGCTTTAAAATGATACCAGCAGAAAAAGTCTACAGGTTTACACCTAGAAACAGATATGCTACTTTAACACTAGAGGAAGCGGAAGCCAAGATGGAAAAGAATTCAAGTGTCCCAAGATGGTTAATGAAACATATGGAAAATGACTCTATAGCAGAGGGTTCACCTGACCAAAGATTTCGAAACAACTCCCCATCGGCAAATGGAAGAGTTATCAGCAACGGAGGTACGCAAAATAGACGTATGAGGACAGTGATGGGAGGAGACTCTCGCTCCGTTGAGGAGAGAGATTCTGATCATGACGATTTAGATTTTGAGGAGGAATTCGCCGACGATGAGGAGGCACCTATCATGGACGGGGATGAAGAGGAGAACAAAATGTCGGAgaaaaagataaagaaaGATATGTTGAAAGCTTCGGCATTCAAAACggaaaatgatgatgatgatgatgaagattatGACCTAGACGACTTGTTTGAAACAGAAAAGTCAAGAAAAGTGGATAAAGAAGGTAAGAAGTTGAGAAAAGTCTTGAACAAAAGAGAGGGAGGTATTTATGACAGTGACGACGAAGAACAAGGAATGATGCCTTATTTATCTAAATCAGATTTggaaagtgaagaagaCAGTGACGATGAGACAAGGGTCAACGTGAAAGAAGAGCCAACGGAGAATGCTCTTACAGGTGAGACGCAGAAATTGGGCATTAGAAACTTTGTGGTGTCATCAATAGCCGATGGATTTGTCGTGATGAAAGCACCAAAAGAATTCCTCTCTACTTTGCCTCTTGGTGAATGGAATCCCAATGTTCCTAAACGCTCCACTCCAGAACCTTCATCTccaagaaagaaaatgagaTTGGATGAAAATCAATCAGTAGTGACAATTAAGAAAGAGCCATCTCCAGTCGCTACCTCAGTTCCAGGCTCGCCTGTTGACACCAATGCAATGGCTGATTTAAACGACGCAGGTCCAAACAATTTATTAGTAACTATTGACGATGTGTTGACTATTGTAAGAGACCACCCATTAACAACAAGGGAGCTTTTGGGTGGTTTAAAGAGTAGAATCAGTGCACATCCGGATAATAAGCAGAGGATCATTGCTATTGTTAAGCTGAACTTGAGGTTGGTTGATGGAAAATTGGTACtcaaaaattga
- a CDS encoding Hgh1 HMG1/2-related protein, which produces MPTELEELVGFLHSPQPAVVQIALDNLVGFSTGTHQQVFAYDNYEAIKDLKKLSQSNSKTLVRQSVTILANLCDDIIMRNLIVEDFEYMNFLVPKIVSLENSNADIMCILLNNLAKNDAINRVFDLEMELNDAQKKVFSSSKAIDCLMDCFVKGNDYKLNTHANFDYLAYFFADLSRFQQGRSYFITEQAYDNVVPISKLLVFTEKYDDKIRREGVAFTIKNSLFDTNAHMKLLTDPKINILPFLLLPLAGPEEIDEDEVFDLPDELQLLPPDKEREPLTGIQCTHLESLLLLCTTKPARIYFREKRVYSIIRELDKASQDENVRELCDRIVQLLQRDEAPDSAEIEALESDEDDDKIVEIV; this is translated from the coding sequence ATGCCTACCGAACTTGAAGAGTTGGTTGGATTCCTTCACTCGCCACAACCCGCTGTTGTTCAAATAGCTTTGGATAATCTTGTGGGATTTTCTACAGGCActcatcaacaagtttttgCCTACGACAATTATGAAGCAATTAAAGACCTTAAAAAGTTGAGTCAATCTAATAGCAAAACTTTAGTGAGACAGTCTGTCACTATACTTGCTAACTTATGCGATGATATAATTATGAggaatttgattgttgaagattttgagTATATGAATTTCTTGGTGCCCAAGATCGTTTCTCTTGAAAATTCCAATGCTGATATAATGTGTATtcttttgaacaatttagCTAAAAATGATGCTATAAATAGGGTATTTGATTTAGAAATGGAATTAAATGATGCACAAAAGAAGGTTTTCAGCTCATCAAAGGctattgattgtttgatgGATTGTTTTGTTAAGGGGAATGACTACAAGTTAAACACGCATGCCAATTTTGATTACCTTGCGTATTTCTTTGCTGACTTGTCGAGATTCCAACAGGGACGGTCATATTTCATTACGGAACAAGCATATGATAATGTTGTACCAATATCGAAGTTACTTGTCTTTACCGAAAAGTATGACGATAAGATCAGAAGGGAAGGTGTGGCATTCACCATTAAGAATTCTTTATTCGACACCAATGCACACATGAAGTTATTGACTGACCCGAAAATAAATATACTACCGTTCCTACTCTTGCCATTAGCTGGTCCAGAGGAGATTGACGAAGATGAGGTATTTGATTTACCTGATGAATTGCAATTGTTACCTCCAGATAAGGAAAGAGAACCATTAACAGGTATACAATGTACTCATTTGGAATCATTGCTTTTATTATGCACAACAAAACCTGCTAGAATATATTTTAGAGAAAAGCGGGTATACTCTATAATAAGAGAGTTGGATAAGGCAAGTCAAGACGAAAATGTGAGAGAATTGTGTGATAGGATTGTGCAATTATTGCAAAGAGATGAAGCTCCCGATTCGGCTGAAATTGAAGCGCTCGAAAGCGACGAAGACGATGATAAAATCgttgaaattgtatga